Below is a window of Lytechinus variegatus isolate NC3 chromosome 4, Lvar_3.0, whole genome shotgun sequence DNA.
TCCAAAATCGCACAATGAATGGATCCataattgcacggttgatgacatcattgcaaaatgggctgaatgaacgatatcaaacaaccaatcaaattacaaggatctatctaggtgtcatataaactgTAATAAAACTGAGACTGATCTTGAATTGCATAGATAAGAGATAGGGAAATTTGGTCAATcaaactctttgtaaaacaaaGCCTAGGTTCATCTGTCTCCTTCAGATTTGAAGATTCTTACAGACCTTATCACCGACTCAGTGTGTGTGAGTTGCTGGGCTTGGGTCTAAATGTAACCATTTATATAAATTCATACCGGTAAACTGCCAAGGGTCATTTTAATAAGCTGGTACTTTGTGCTCTTTCTGATCCTGtcactattattattgaaaAGCATTGCATTATATTGATATGTATTTGTTATGAatgtgaaattgaattgaattaaattgaatatcaATCTTACCCAAGGTGGTTCCATCTCTAAAAGGACAAGGATCCTTGAAGTCCAGTCCCTCCTGCTCGACCAACCTCCTCACCAGACTGTAGCCATTGCTATGGATACCAGACGATGCCACGCCCAGAATGACATCACCTGCTTGGATCTCGTCTACCCTCGGGAGCATGTGACCCCTCTCTACCGCCCCCACGGCGAACCCTGCAAGGTCATACTCGTTGGGTGCATACATCCCAGGCATCTCAGCAGTTTCACCACCTGAATCAAGAAGTAAAAGCATATCCTTTGAATGCAAAGGCACTGTCAACATctgggatgtttcacaaagatttatgtATGACCTCAACTCTCACATGCACAGTTATGATTATGATATGTTATTGCATATAAAGAGAccttcaaacttttttttccaacacTGTCAATATCAATACCCCACTTTTAGCATAGTGACCATAAGTCAATGGATACTGCATCCTTGTTCACATTCGACGACCTCCTGCCTGACATATTACTATCATCTTTTTCTTAGATATGATGCAAGGTGACTATCTATTGCTAGAAGACACTACAAATATTAACTTCTGCTTGCATACTGATTGGGTCTGCTACAGGTGCACAGCATTGATACAATTTTTGGCAAAACACTTTTCATAGCGGTCTAGATCTCTCCTAGGAAGGTCAGGTTTAAGCTAACGGATTCACTCACCAAGCAGGGCACAGCCAGCCATTTTACACCCCTCGGCCACGCCTCCCACCACGTCCCTTGCCACACCCACTTCTAGTTTTCCACATGAGAAGTAGTCTAAGAAGAAGAGAGACTCTGCTCCGTGGGCTAGGATATCATTAACACACATGGCAACCAGGTCTTGGCCTATCGTCTGGTGAAGGTTGCAGGCTTGAGCAATCTGAAATTAAAACCAACAAATTTAGCTTAACAAGGCTAAAGATATTATTCATTGGAGATAACGATATTTGCAACTATTCCTGTTTTTTTCTCCCAATAGGTGGTCAATAAGGAAGAGCAGATCACCTTGTTTGGCGGATTACTGCTGCACTTTGTCAAGTGATGAAATGTTGTGATTTCCAATTCCTTGTTGACTACCCATTGCAAGACAAATGGGAGTAGTTGCAGGTACATTTAGCTTAGCTAATCAGTTTCATAACTGTTGCAAATGATGACGAACACTGTATTTTCCTGCCATCAGAGTCAAGAAAAAACAGTGAAACTCATGGACcaatggataaatttcttggagagcttttgtattctttttaaaatttagtCAATACCTTGTTCAAATTGTAAAGAGATGCATTTTGTAATTTGATGGTCTCTTATAATTTCTCAACATGTAATCAATGTTGTGGGAACTGTGCTTTTACAATGCTTCCTGGCTTTATTTATAAAggttccatttcattttcatttcataaattttgcattttttttattcaaaaattaaatatatgctaatttaattgaattctgtttgaaatttgaataatgaataaatgcatCTACAGGTCAGAAAAACATAAACTAGTGAAATCATAAGCCATtaggataaaaaaaacaagaagccTAATACACATCCTCCATGACGAGGAGAAAACGTCAAACCCACCTTCAATTTTGTGCCAACGCCGTCAGTACCCGATACTAGGATAGGGTCCTTGTAGCCAGCAGCTCTCACATCAAAGAGCCCTCCGAACCCCCCGAGGGCAGCATCACATCCTGGTCTGGCCGTAGCTTTGGCTAGAGGTTTGATAGCTTGGACTAGTGAATTTCCGGCTGTGATGTCAACTCCACTGCCACTGTATGTTAAACCTGATGATCTGTggggtgggtgtttcacaaatagtTACGTGAGGTGTTGCAAaaatttgcgatcaattgcaagtctacattctgtccctaaatcaatcaagAGTCTTGAAAGTACTTGTGAATTTACCACTGATTCTCGATATGCGTTtttgaaacaaggagtgtaatctgatttgctaccgTTAAAACTGGTCTATCACTTGTCAAATAGCAacagaaaatttgcaattgatcgcaagtattttcttgcaacacccccttaggGTCATGCTTAATTGCCAACACACACATGTCATTTAATATTTAATCCGATTGAAGGCAGTGTGCATGATcaggggtccattgcagaaagagttgcgtttaaccgcaagtcaaaaaaatcaatcacaagtcccaaatgcgtgctgttgattggttgaaaatcaagttgcgcttgaattttttttgagttgcgattgattgcaacacTTTCTGCAATGGAACCCTGACGTGATGGTGCGTTATATACTGCATGCAGCTGAAGgttaagtgcaactctaagtcacacttaaatctttgtgaaacacctccctGGGATAAGATATAAGACTTTTTAATTTTGGAGGGGTTGGACGCCAATGTATGattcttgtaataaaaatacaatttaaacaACCCCTTCGctaacaaatattacataaaataaaagGTGCATAGCTTTTTATCTAAATCATAAATCTATGGTATTCACATCATTCACATGCTTGCACggaaataaagtaaaatgcaTCAGTATTATCACTCTCCCtgaaaatgatttcaaatgCTTCCATAAGCAGTGAAACCAGGGGAGGGTTTTATGAATGCATGGACATTTCATCCAACAAGTCCTGCCTAATGCGGGAGTTACTATAGTACCAGAGCTTCTCAGCCAAAGAAATTCGAGGAAAGCTGTTGGACAAAAATGTTCCTGACCACCTTGGGGATATGAGAAATTTGGTCTTAATGGCCAGGTTTCTTTAATACATGATTTAATGGGGAGTTCCATACAAGAAAAAACTAAATTGTGGTCTTTAGAGAGAGGTAATGCTTATATACAAATGATCACTAAAGCAGATTGACTGTACCTGTTACCAGTTAGGAAGTCGCATGCTCTTTTTGCTATATCCGTTCTGTGAAAGCTTCCCTCAAACTTGACTGTCTTTGCCCCCTCGTTGGCCATGGTGGCTGCTGTCACCAGATCCCTTGCCGAGGCTACCACTGCTAGGACACGCCCACCTGAAGTCACGACCTTCCCATCCTTGACAGCGGTGCCTGCGTGGATGACCATCATGTCCGGTTGGCTGGCTATCTCATCCAATCCTAGGATAGAAAATGGAAGAGATAAAACGATTGTGACCATTTTGTAAAGAATATATGCAAATGGACTAGTTTGACCCCCAAGTCTGGTCACATGCAAGGGATTAAAACAATTGTACTGTAACAAGGATGTAGCAATAATCCAAGAATTATCTGGACCATATTCTTACCATCTAGCCTGTATTTCAAGGTTTAGACCTTTCGCAATAGACCAAAGGCAAAGCTGCCAACCTCAACAAGAGCATTTTGCTATCTTTTAAGCTAACattcagtattttggtgaggaaatcaatatttttaaagaaataatattgTATAACCTATAAAACtgaaaatcttaaaaatcagTGTTTAGCATGAAACGCTTggtattcttattttttcagtACCAAACACCGAATATCAGTACTAGTTGGCAGCTCTATAAAAGTAAACCTTGATAAACTAggattgatttaaatcaatttacaaTGGAGGTTGATGGGCTGGTTCTTCACCAAAGTAGGGAGATGAGATCCCTTGACCTCCCAAGATGTATATCTTCTTAATATCAAGTTTTCTTTCCAAAGTTCAAGGAACTCCTTGAATGCCCCGTGGAACGGTCATATCTTCCGTGATATTGATTTGTGGTAAATACCAATACATCCACATTTTGACAAGACGAACCCCATACTGAGGTACAGGTATAGGCTTGGGGTTCTGTCACCTTTTTCCTTTCATCTCTGGACACAGGCATTGGGTAGGCCTCCCGATGCCTGTATGGGTTTGATGCACCTACCCTCCATGCGTCAGCCACTGCCTTGTGGTGAGCCATCCCTGAGTCATGTGACATGGAAAAGTCTAAGAGAGTGAACCCTTTTCTTATCATGAGTGGTGCCCCAAAAGTAGTCGAATAGTTTACTATGTTACCTTCCAGTAAATTCTGTAGCTGTGCTAGTACCAAACAGTTTGCCCATTCCTTTGGCACCTACTAGCAGAGCCAAGGGAAAGTGTGACATGTAGACAACAACTACAACTTCTTGAAAAAACAAGATTTAAGAATCTTGCAACAAAAGGTCCTAAGTCGGCataccaagttttatgaaacaagcCAAATATATCATTATGTTCTGAAGTTTAATTGATCTATGGCTTCTTAAAATCAAATTCTTGTCTTTATCAATCATAAAAACACGACCCAGACCTACCTGTAATCTCATAGCCTTTCTTGTACGATGCTGGGTAGCCACCACTGGCCTGAACAATCGCCACGCAGCATCGGTCGTCATGGAAACTCGGCTTGGCCTTGGGCAGGTCTCCAGTCACACAGGCCTTCATGGTAGCATAGAGATCACTCTTCAGTAACGGCAGAACGACCTGGGTTTCTGGGTCTCCAAAGCGACAGTTGAACTCCAGAACCCTCGGGCCGTCTTTGGTGATCATCAGGCCTGCATACAGGACTCCTAATAATGGAAACAAACCACAAATCTCGGAGATGATTTCACAACTCTCAAGTAACAAATCAATAACTTCACATCTGTTATTGATTGGCAGTTTTGAGCAATGGGAAAGAAATGGGACTAAAATTCTGTATTATGTTCAAAACGTGTCACACAAAAGAAACGTTGCACGGCAGTCAGTATCattggtggctcagtggtagagcgtccgcctcatgaacgggaggttgtgggttcgatcctcggctgagtcataccaaagacttataaaaatgggaccttctaccttcttgctaggcgctcagcaatTAGAtcggagaagggtaataataacatattatgttatgcagggcctgctggtagagcagtttcctaactgaagtggctaccctgggtaaatgaaacgttattattattttattattaacgTGGGATGAATAACAAAGAGATACAAGAATATTCACCTGCTTCACAAGGACTGTCAAGAATTGGCCTTCTGGAAAGAGTCATCAAAATACAACACATGTGACATATATATAGTGCAAAGATACTGAAAATGCAAGTACCTTTTCACAAACTgtatgcagaaaaaaaaatcctaaattCTGATATATTTACCTGATGGCATAATATTTTCCTCCTGTTTAAACTTAAAAAGCCCTAAAGAAAATGCCTGGTAAAATTGATTTCCTATTTTCCcagtttttttatatttcatatcataaaataaaatttcccaCCCCTAAAACCATTACTTAGAATCACCTTTGTATGGCCTCCCTTGTTCCTTCATTCCATCTACTGCTCTCTGAATGATCTCCTCATCTATCTGCTGAATAACCTGCCTTGATACCTGCAATCACACgaacaaaacattttgaaattcaaatctcTTCTTGATAATTAGGTAACTTGTCAATAGTCTAAGCCACGTCTCTTAGCAGGAAACCTGCTTGAAGGAAACAATGCATCTTGCAGCTTTGGTTTGTCCATCATGACTGTGATGATTTGTAATAAAATGCTGCTTGCAAATTTCTTGTGGGAAAGACGCAGCTCTGACTTTCGACAAGGTCCCTTAAACAAACACTTGTTTGTGCTACAGAGTATGTGACCATCAAAGAGTGAATAATATACTTGTTCTAGAATTCAAAACTTCAGATgtaaaattgttaaataaaaaattctaattaatgacatattacataatcatgaaaatatcattGTTGGTGCAGAAACATTTCTTCATGCTTTTAGTAATAACACTTTCATaaaagatttgatgaaaatttagaAGTAAAGTATGTCAATTTGCTTATAATATATAGTTAAAGAAACAGATaggtcaatattttcatcccttCTGAAATTCATGGGAGGTGATTCTGTGATGCAGGAATCACATTACTAAGTGTGATCTAactatcaaatcaaatttaatcaatgtcattaaaaaaactgTTCCATGATCATCATTTCATACGAAATGTGAAAATATCTGATACCCATCCCCCaaggaaatgaaaaattacATACCTGTGGGCAAGGACAGTACGCTCCCATTCCACCTGTATTAGGACCATGGTCTCCTTCTCCAACCCGTTTGTGATCCTGTGCTGGAAGCATCGACTCAAAATGGCTACCATCACAAAATGCCAGAACCTATGTAATAATGAtgaggatcatgtaagaggtaaTCAAAACAAGAACAATGACATAAAAATTCAATCTAGcaataaaaatgatcaatttggacaaaaataataacaagaaaGGTGTTAATAATCATCAGCTGTATTTCTGAGCTATGACAGCTATCAAAGCTCTGGTTTTTGTGGATCCTAATTATATCATAATTCCTGCCAAATAATATCATTTCACGATTGCTCAGTATAAATAAACctgaacttgaacagagtttggCCTTGATTGTTCTGAGCCAATACATCATCTGCACCAATTCCCAACATTACTTGAAACTATGGCACCACATTGGGAGAGAAGATGGATGATTGTTACTTGCTAGATTGTGTGATTCCAAGTGCAATTGCAATTTCCTTACCCAGCTCTAACACAGTTAAGAGAGCTAACAAAGTTTTTCCAAATCACATCATCAACAGCTCAACATCCAATGAGATCCATACTAGGTTCAGCTTCTTTTTAAAGTTTGATGCTGTGCTGATGTAAATATCAGCCTAATACTAGCCACAAAAGGTCAATGCTGACCCTCACTGTATCATTAAAATTCTATATGTATGTAACTTTTACAGTGGATGCTTTCACAACTGTAAAATAGGGATTCACAGAAGTTGCATTAATACCCCTAAATGCATTATAAGTTATAACTGCTCATTATATCTTATGTAATTCTCAACTTACTGAAACTTCTTCACCTTCCAAGAGTTCTTCTATGATGACACTATCTCCTGCAGCACCAAATAATTTATCCTGGAGACACGACAGAAAAAAAGTCTTAAGAGATATCCTCTCAATAAAACTAGCACGAATACAACAGAAATATTATACAAATCACAATGATATTGAAAGTGAGGCTTTCTCTAAGACATTCCCCTAAAAATGATGTATAGAGCTCACGGAGATTGAAATATGCACagtaactcttttttttaaggtcAGGGCTCTATATTTCCTCTAGAAAGTATTGTATTCATCTCTTTTAAGATACAGATTTGGGAATCAAGAACTAGTGTGGAATGTTTGCCAAAAATTAAGAACAAATGGATCAAGAAAATGTTGCATCCCCAACAAAGGGAACAAGCTCCTCCTGGAAATCTGCAGTGAAGAAGGCCTGATAGCAAGTGATATTTTCATCACATACTCAATCATACTTattgcaatcaattgctaaaTTAACAATTGATTTCTGATCGTCATCCAAACTCACCTGTATAATGTTCCTGACAGCATCGCAAGCTTCTTCTGTAGTTGAAGCAACGACTACTCCTTTACCAGCGGCCAACCCATTGGCCTTAACTACCAAGGCTCTATAGGGGGCGCTGAAAAGAAATCAGATGGTATAGGATAGTCTGTGACTaatctttcttctttttatttttatcttgaagATCAATTAAATCCTAACCTTGAGTTAGTCTTCTGAAATAAATAAGTAGAAAAAATAAGTAGGAGTTTCTTACATGACCTTTACGTGTAGGTAAAGGTCCTGTTCCAACTGGATCAAACCTGTATGGATCAGGAAGGTGACCCATGGAGGATCTTCTAAATCAATGTAGAGGCTTCACTCTATACAGTGTATCTTTCTTGAGCAACTCCTGAAAATGCACCAATCAAACTTGATATTTCAGCACATAAATTCTTGGTGTTTTATGGAAAATGAGCACAACTGAGAAAGGGGATATTTATACTCTCTGGGGTTTTGGTAGGCTATTGTGTTGGTCTCTGATTAGATATGAAGGGTCATAGTAGAGTTAGATGATAGACAGATCACATTTGCTGAGAAGTCCAATCTGGAGGGTGCTTGTCAGAACCAATTACATGTCCATTGCCCAACATAGATATATAGTGTACCACGAAGCCTCTGCATCAAGTTTATCTGTACAATGTAGATTTGCAGAAAGATCATATTCAGAGTTTATCTGATTCTACACTATATCAGAAACATCACAAGTGTTCAATATTGTTCTTTACGCCTAATCAGACAACTCACGTATTAATGTGTTTACAGGCTTCCTCCACCTCTGTGAAACTTTTCCACCTAGCAGTTGGAATCTTGCAATGATCCATGAAGCTCTTGGCAAAGACCTTGCTAGATTCGATCTCGGCTGCTGCCCTCGTGGGTCCAAAGCACGGGATGCCTGCCTCGGCGAGGTCGTCTGCGATTCCTGCAGCAAGAGGCGCTTCAGGTCCCACCACTACGAGACTGATGCAGTTCTCATGGCACCAGGAGGCTAGGGCGGGGTAGTTACCTGTTGGAACATCTGGTCCTGATGGTATCAAGAGTAAAATCAAGACAATTAACATGAGGAATTGCAATTGACTTAACCCAAGAATATTTTGCACAGACAACAAAAACAGTTATGACCTGGAAGACGCAACTTAGATAGCATATGATAGAAAATATGGTATTCAACTTAAAATCTTGCCACTTTCAAAAAACTTAAATCATTATTGAATAGAGAAATACACACTTTCTTTTGCTCTTAATAGATTTGTGGTAACAAGTCACTAATCAacccacctacatgtatacactttGAAATGGCCACATAATGCATCCTAGTATAACTGATATTATGATCAATCGATACAACTGTTAAGCATGCATTATAAATCATTTTGACTGGCTTACCACATTTATAGCTCATAAGCATTTACAGCATTTTTTTGAGGACAAACTTGTAATGAAGAAACATATATGAAAGTGAAATATCAATCTACAGTGCTACCTTATAAATAATGCTACCTACTGCTAACAGTTTAACCGGTTGATTGACTCCTGGTACCAGACAGTAATCCCTATTCAAAACCTATGGGAGTTTAGAGAGCAGGTTGAGATACTCACCCATATTTGTAATTTTCTCACTGTTGGCTGTGCCCGCATTTCCTGGGGCAACCAGGACTTGGGCTACTTGTGATGACTGGGCTAGCTTCCATGCCAGACAGTGCTCCCTTCCTCCACTACCAATCACAAGAACTTTATCAGTCATGTCTCAATATCAGGGTACAATTCTATAATCTacaaaaaagagataaatatatgtatttacatatGGAAGTGCACTGTTACTGCCAGGTTAGTATAGGATGAGTGTATTGCAAGAAGCTTGATACAGACCTCGAGCACTGACATCATCACACAGCCATCTTAGAGGCCTTGCCTTGCATGTGTTGGTAATCTGCAGCTGGCACATCTCTGACAACTCTGTTTATGTGAATTAATATATTCTCTGAAGGAGAGAGCAATAAGATTATGCACAAGCTGACACTACTGCAATGAATTAAACCCACAACTTGGTTTTTCCATAAAAAGACATTTCTCATCCTAATCATAGAGGACAAGGCATCTCAGATGATGGCAGTAAGGTGTGGAGTGCCCCAAGGCTCAATATTATGCCCGTCAttaattcttttatttgtgaatgaCATGTGCAATATGTCAGGACTTTTTGAGCTAATATTATTTGCGGATGACACTAGCGTGTTTATGTCACACCAAGACATCATTACTCtttaaaataactttaataatgaattgaaaaatttgACTTTACTGAGCTTTATGGAGATCGGCTTTTAATATACGGCTCTGCCTCtcctaatattttttatttgtacataGTATTACTTGCTCTATATGTTTCCTAACATCCCTATGTCTATACCCCTTTATATGTGTGCATATATCTACaatgtttttaatgaaagtattgaataaatgaaatgtgtCAGAATACTTTGAAGATCAAGAACCAAAACGATCTGCCTTTCTCAATTTCAGTCCTTCTTTCTGCCCAACATCAAATTATCTGATTCTTCCAGAAACCACCTCAACCTACTTTTCATGATGTTATGCAACATGATACAACTTCCTTAATCTAGACAAGGGCAGTCATCAATCCCAAATCCTCAATATGATCTATGATAGAATTCTGACCTGAAATATATTTCCAACTGAAGTTACATGTATAGGTGCATAAGTCTGATCAAAAGAAAATACCTTCATGTAAATCTCAATGTTTACATTTACACCTGCATACAGTGTAACCAGGATTAAGATCAATCAATACAACACTACTTGATAAAACAGATAGGTTCTGCAAACTTAAAGTTAAATGAAATTCTCCCATCTTATCATCTAAGCTTACTGTgtcatcacttttttttttactcttgaaTTTTCTTCATTCTATTTCTAGTGGCACACAAGCATCTtgtgttaaagataaattccagttttggtaacgatctcaaaatgactttttacagaatctaatataatgaccacccaagtgtctgtttgtatgaataaaaaatatgtgccaaaggattctggaagaaattgtgtaattgctgagaaataagcaaaaaaaaaaaccaacaacgtggattcggtcacttccatcaggtctttatttcagcaataataatacactgtcccacgtgtgcatatctgtgttggtgatcttaagtgtgaacatttttcagcgtagatttcaagatttcacaaagttcagtttatgtaactgtaccagatctagatcctcgatgatattctgacaattaagcctggttttacagattttctcatgaaatcagtgtttactgcaactactggcatttctctttaacttaTGCTCATGGTAAATGTTCGAGAATTTTCATCACCATGATCTGATTATCTTCAGTCTTAATTCTACTGTAATTCTGCAAGCCAAGGCAAAGCTACCAGTAAGCCAAAGCCAAGTACCATGCTTTTCTTTACCCTCCAGGTCTTCCGGAGTTAGCCTCTCCTCAACTGAAGTTAAGACTAAGTTTGTGTTTTTGGACTCAACTCTGGCTCTAGTCTCTAGCATGTCTTGAACTTCACAATCTACCTAAACAAGATGGGAAGCCAGAATCACCTAGTTTAATGTTCCCTGGCCACATAAATTCAAACATATAGATCTAGTCTAAAGTTAGGCCTAGCCTAACATTATCTGTCAGGTCAGCATGGGCCATAGCaagatatttttgttaattatatGCTCTCGTTTACGTCAGGATTCAACACAAGATGGCACAAACCATCTAACATTTAAtaaatcatgatcatttcatcatttaaaCATTAACTTCAAGAATTTTATGctgatcatttcatttttacagattaaTATCCTGATTAGAACTACCGAAAATCTAGTGTCCCTTCGAAGGCTACCGTAGATTGTTCTAGACGAGTCGTTAGATCTAAACGGTCTCGGCACAAAGCACGAATCTGAGGGAATCTTCACTCTAGACAGTTTAGCACAATCGCAAGATTAAACAGAGTGATCTACAGTTGGACTGTGGATCTAAACGGTCACAACGTAAACGCGGCATATAGAAAATGGAAGTCCTTTATCGCGATCGTTGTGCAGCGCGCGCTTTCTCCCTTGACTGACATTGaccaaaggaaaacaaaaaacaaagatgagaagaaaaaagaaagatgaatcaagacataattataaaaaaagaaatacataagaaaattgattaaaattattgtatgaaagaagaaatgaaacaaagaaatacatgagaaattatAGAAAAGAATATggaagtagaaaaaaaagaaatacataagatttcatagaaaaaaagaatgaagaaaacagaatacaaaataattgatcTAAAGTAAGAAGATAAATcagaacaaagaaatacataagaagtAATAGAAGAAAAGATTAAAGAGagtttaaaaatcaaaataaacagaactggctgaagaaaaaa
It encodes the following:
- the LOC121413605 gene encoding trifunctional purine biosynthetic protein adenosine-3-like — encoded protein: MTDKVLVIGSGGREHCLAWKLAQSSQVAQVLVAPGNAGTANSEKITNMGPDVPTGNYPALASWCHENCISLVVVGPEAPLAAGIADDLAEAGIPCFGPTRAAAEIESSKVFAKSFMDHCKIPTARWKSFTEVEEACKHINTAPYRALVVKANGLAAGKGVVVASTTEEACDAVRNIIQDKLFGAAGDSVIIEELLEGEEVSVLAFCDGSHFESMLPAQDHKRVGEGDHGPNTGGMGAYCPCPQVSRQVIQQIDEEIIQRAVDGMKEQGRPYKGVLYAGLMITKDGPRVLEFNCRFGDPETQVVLPLLKSDLYATMKACVTGDLPKAKPSFHDDRCCVAIVQASGGYPASYKKGYEITGLDEIASQPDMMVIHAGTAVKDGKVVTSGGRVLAVVASARDLVTAATMANEGAKTVKFEGSFHRTDIAKRACDFLTGNRSSGLTYSGSGVDITAGNSLVQAIKPLAKATARPGCDAALGGFGGLFDVRAAGYKDPILVSGTDGVGTKLKIAQACNLHQTIGQDLVAMCVNDILAHGAESLFFLDYFSCGKLEVGVARDVVGGVAEGCKMAGCALLGGETAEMPGMYAPNEYDLAGFAVGAVERGHMLPRVDEIQAGDVILGVASSGIHSNGYSLVRRLVEQEGLDFKDPCPFRDGTTLGEALLTPTRIYSKTLLPAIRSGCVKAFAHITGGGLLENIPRIMPGSMAVQLDSSKWEIPSVFGWISHHGGVEEMEMARTFNCGVGGVLVVRSEDEGAVLEMMRQSGETAWKIGQVVPKCGDGAGVSISNLSSSLARSYSPAMNGIQEGGAERKMRVAVLISGTGTNLQALINHTKDPKKASRAEICLVISNIPDVLGLERAKKAGIPTKVICHKGLSRVDFDMKVHDALQAANIEFICLAGFMRILSGEFVNRWHGRLINIHPSLLPSFKGMNAHKMVLEAGVRLSGCSVHYVVEEVDAGAILVQESVPVLPGDTEPTLQERVKTAEHVAYPRALELIARGQASLGTEGKVVWKFDS